A window of Oligoflexus sp. contains these coding sequences:
- a CDS encoding heme exporter protein CcmB, protein MKRQLLQFRALLAQSIHAEWASAERWLSPLLFALTMLLLFSFAFGRVEPAFVPQLFVAATFLTAFFALQIAFSRVLEPDMQDRVFDQLRSYPIAPTAWFLSKYLLVLMIGLMILGPTLVLADLFINESTISFLSFPLFAIAACSLIALGALGVLLSTMMLRSNARQILYPLLYFPLTTPVLLAAVESSKALLIEQHSLSHLMSSWLGLLVISGIMYFTLSLLLFGELVKPE, encoded by the coding sequence ATGAAACGCCAGCTGCTGCAATTTCGAGCACTCCTTGCCCAGAGCATCCACGCCGAGTGGGCGAGCGCGGAGCGTTGGCTGTCGCCCCTCCTTTTCGCCCTGACCATGCTGCTGCTTTTTTCCTTTGCCTTTGGCCGCGTGGAGCCGGCCTTTGTACCTCAGCTGTTTGTCGCAGCCACTTTTCTCACCGCATTTTTTGCTCTGCAGATCGCCTTTTCGCGCGTGCTCGAACCGGATATGCAGGATCGCGTCTTCGATCAGCTGCGGAGTTATCCCATCGCGCCCACCGCATGGTTTCTGAGCAAGTACCTTCTGGTTCTCATGATCGGTCTTATGATCCTGGGCCCCACCCTCGTGCTCGCGGATCTTTTCATCAATGAGAGCACGATAAGTTTTTTAAGTTTTCCGCTGTTTGCCATCGCCGCCTGTTCGCTCATAGCTTTGGGCGCCTTGGGCGTACTTTTATCGACGATGATGCTCCGTTCCAACGCGCGGCAGATCCTTTATCCGCTGCTTTATTTTCCGCTGACGACTCCTGTCCTGCTGGCCGCGGTGGAATCGAGCAAGGCTCTTCTCATTGAGCAGCATAGCCTCAGCCATTTGATGAGCTCGTGGCTGGGACTGCTTGTAATTTCTGGTATAATGTATTTTACTCTCAGCTTGCTGCTTTTCGGGGAACTGGTGAAACCAGAGTAA
- a CDS encoding trypsin-like serine protease, which produces MQKNFLGPFVTITIGLSILGTACKPVRSTSHVKVVNGQSVADGSPVRSTTVGLVSLKEDGSKDRIFCTGVIVGTDAILTATQCLDSAADAGVKWGIYLDHPRLVAPQIVAVKSSQHYSAGGSRDYPSLNLSLVRLMAPIDPAIGYVAAEILRSPMGLQTGTEVLIAGYGRQSSKCLDATRCNGVLLEAKSSIDSFQDANHLLSTVVVRAKQDQGSVCFGDAGGPAFVQVNGQYFLAGIASGSFRRGLSELTAAKNDTLVCENGLAAFTFPGDYLAWMERSAGLSFAPPSPGNLPRSSNPAIENAAQTKKPVNTQNWVEWLAFAQHQDPSFATVSLLQQKLLETEQARKDATKLSELDFYLKPQESAQRAQTTTELVLKREGKMQPLSSLEPLAAFVSLNKLEIDGMAITDFSPLANLPALTTLKITGNVADASAKPALPKMESLASLTRLQSLELDQVGTESLRGVDASKLLGLRTLTLVGNGQPIFIPKAPALETLIISNADLTNPDLLVGLPASLSTLKITGSKLTSAAFVSSLVNLKTLDLSGNQIKDFARVADLKKLTSVFAVGNPATSKVCGTPAAPQCEYDLITAPVTLDEYCINFVFQPGGKAYTAAIEALSVAAAIPTPKNAAECADLNSKLRLKRKLDLVGTGTPGPVDISPVAAIRSLNNLALKSFGVVDVNPLAKLINLDILDLSSNVITDAKALEVLPELVELNLSKNAIADMKGFTHPKLKRLILDSNRMTSVQTLGDLPELRMLSLANMPGFKDVKGVGGKAAKLKNLNIAKTDVTDLQTLEPAVGLSIDAPEEAVKNGCPVLLGSCLSDGSTPMTKAGPVPGLKPGQTIQINPTAEVNLPGLSLSVKLE; this is translated from the coding sequence ATGCAGAAAAATTTCTTAGGACCGTTCGTAACAATCACGATAGGTCTTTCCATTCTGGGAACCGCATGCAAGCCCGTGCGCTCCACTTCTCATGTGAAAGTGGTCAATGGTCAATCCGTGGCCGATGGAAGCCCCGTGCGGTCCACCACGGTGGGGCTTGTCAGTTTAAAAGAGGATGGTTCCAAAGATCGCATCTTCTGCACAGGCGTGATCGTCGGTACTGATGCGATTCTCACCGCCACGCAGTGTCTCGATTCCGCTGCGGATGCCGGCGTGAAATGGGGAATCTATCTCGATCATCCACGCCTTGTCGCCCCGCAGATTGTGGCTGTGAAAAGCAGTCAGCATTATTCCGCCGGCGGCAGTCGTGATTATCCAAGCTTGAACCTTTCCCTTGTCCGTCTCATGGCTCCGATTGATCCCGCCATCGGCTATGTGGCGGCGGAAATCCTTCGCAGTCCCATGGGGCTTCAGACCGGAACGGAAGTTCTGATTGCCGGTTATGGCCGGCAAAGCAGCAAGTGCCTCGATGCCACGCGCTGCAATGGTGTGCTTTTGGAAGCGAAGAGTTCGATTGATTCCTTTCAGGATGCCAATCACCTTCTGAGCACGGTTGTGGTCCGGGCCAAGCAGGATCAGGGTTCTGTATGTTTTGGAGATGCCGGTGGCCCAGCTTTCGTGCAGGTCAATGGCCAGTATTTCCTTGCCGGTATTGCCAGCGGTTCCTTCCGTCGCGGGTTGAGTGAACTCACCGCCGCGAAAAACGATACGCTCGTCTGTGAGAATGGACTTGCCGCCTTTACCTTCCCCGGTGATTACCTCGCCTGGATGGAACGCAGCGCCGGTTTGAGTTTTGCGCCGCCAAGTCCTGGTAACCTGCCGCGCAGCAGCAATCCTGCGATTGAAAATGCGGCTCAGACCAAAAAGCCGGTGAATACGCAGAACTGGGTGGAGTGGCTGGCTTTTGCTCAGCATCAGGATCCTTCTTTTGCAACGGTGTCCCTTTTGCAGCAAAAACTTTTGGAGACCGAGCAGGCTCGCAAGGATGCAACGAAGCTGAGTGAGCTTGATTTTTATCTGAAGCCACAGGAGTCGGCGCAGCGCGCGCAGACCACCACCGAGCTTGTTTTAAAGCGTGAAGGCAAGATGCAGCCGCTGAGCAGCCTTGAGCCTCTGGCGGCCTTTGTCAGTCTGAATAAACTCGAAATCGACGGCATGGCCATCACGGATTTTTCTCCTTTGGCCAATCTTCCTGCGTTGACGACTTTGAAGATCACAGGGAACGTAGCGGATGCGAGTGCAAAACCCGCGCTGCCGAAAATGGAGAGTCTTGCGAGTCTCACCCGCTTGCAGTCTTTGGAACTGGATCAAGTGGGAACGGAATCCTTGCGCGGCGTGGATGCTTCGAAACTTTTGGGGCTTAGGACTCTGACTCTGGTGGGCAATGGCCAGCCGATCTTTATTCCCAAGGCTCCGGCTCTGGAAACTTTGATCATCAGCAACGCGGATCTCACTAACCCCGATCTTCTGGTGGGATTGCCGGCGTCTTTAAGCACTTTGAAAATTACAGGTTCGAAGCTCACATCCGCAGCCTTTGTGAGCAGCCTTGTGAACCTCAAAACTCTCGATCTGAGCGGCAATCAGATCAAGGATTTTGCGCGCGTCGCGGATCTGAAAAAACTGACTTCCGTTTTTGCGGTCGGCAATCCTGCGACCAGCAAAGTTTGTGGAACGCCTGCGGCCCCGCAGTGTGAGTATGATTTGATTACGGCGCCTGTGACTCTGGACGAATACTGTATTAACTTCGTCTTTCAACCTGGCGGCAAGGCCTATACGGCAGCCATCGAAGCCTTGAGCGTGGCCGCTGCGATTCCTACGCCGAAAAACGCAGCGGAATGCGCGGATTTGAATAGCAAGCTTCGGTTGAAGCGCAAGCTGGATCTTGTTGGAACCGGCACCCCAGGTCCCGTGGACATCAGCCCTGTGGCCGCGATTCGCAGTCTGAATAATCTGGCTCTCAAAAGCTTCGGTGTGGTGGATGTGAATCCACTGGCGAAGCTTATCAACCTGGACATCCTCGATCTTTCATCGAACGTGATCACCGATGCCAAGGCCCTTGAAGTTCTGCCCGAGTTGGTGGAACTCAACCTGAGTAAAAACGCGATTGCCGATATGAAGGGCTTTACGCATCCTAAGCTGAAACGCTTGATTCTGGATAGCAACCGCATGACGAGCGTGCAAACGCTCGGTGATTTGCCGGAGCTGCGCATGCTGTCCCTTGCGAATATGCCTGGGTTTAAAGATGTGAAGGGCGTGGGCGGCAAAGCGGCAAAACTTAAGAATTTGAATATCGCGAAGACCGATGTAACGGACCTTCAGACGCTTGAGCCGGCGGTCGGACTTTCGATTGATGCGCCTGAAGAAGCTGTGAAAAATGGCTGTCCCGTGCTCCTGGGCTCCTGTCTTTCGGATGGAAGCACCCCCATGACCAAGGCCGGGCCGGTGCCGGGCCTGAAGCCTGGGCAGACGATTCAGATCAACCCGACGGCTGAAGTGAACCTGCCGGGGCTGAGTCTTTCGGTGAAATTGGAGTGA
- a CDS encoding helix-turn-helix transcriptional regulator, which translates to RKVKLNDLAEQIGITPQNLSVLKSGRAKAIRFSTLDAICRYLDCQPGDILEFSPQEAPEGSGLDD; encoded by the coding sequence AAGGAAGGTGAAGCTCAATGACCTTGCCGAACAGATCGGTATCACGCCGCAGAATCTTTCCGTTTTAAAATCGGGGCGCGCGAAAGCCATCCGCTTTTCCACTCTCGATGCCATCTGCCGTTATCTCGATTGCCAGCCGGGGGACATCCTGGAGTTCTCGCCTCAGGAAGCTCCCGAAGGAAGCGGACTCGATGATTAA
- a CDS encoding AAA domain-containing protein, with amino-acid sequence MKRDAQAFFKDLKALLDLETAAEKERFLKILDLQSPQEREANGTCLTALAIEDEYPGLGGRFIVVLRRASRAALPWTKLDAGDPVILSGKPEGEVWTGRGVVSERQSHAIHVAFEDPIPDLEDAGPLQLDLSFDESTRRKERQALESALQAKGNRLAELRDVFLGIKSPTDEKWDDELQLKTRLNETQILAVKKALSARDVAVVHGPPGTGKTTTLVEIIRHSIPPEGKILVTASSNLGVDNLLEKLINTGIKAVRLGHPARVMESLRPHTLDYKAEKHDDAKLARKMMKEAQVLFQQARRYTRAAPAKGSKQALWSEAKALMAEARRLENRAVERVLDEADVICATTTGLDPFVLGSRRFSLVVLDEAGQCTEPNAWIPLLRADKLVCGGDHCQLPPTVLSLDAAKQGLSVSLMERLVHQHGDTITTRLDVQYRMNTAIMNFSSQEFYDSALIAADAVKDRTLPGEEPLFWIDTAGAGFEEEAEQESGSRYNPKEASVILYRVEQLRAQGITPNQLAVITPYAAQARFLRAQLADTGIEVDTIDGFQGREKDAVLISLVRSNEDQEVGFLKETRRLNVALTRARMHMTVVGDSATLSVHPFLQRLLQYFETAGRYESVWAVAPDLIS; translated from the coding sequence ATGAAACGTGATGCCCAGGCTTTTTTCAAGGACCTCAAGGCCCTTTTGGATCTGGAAACAGCCGCGGAGAAAGAACGCTTTCTGAAGATACTCGATCTGCAGTCACCGCAGGAGCGCGAGGCCAACGGCACCTGCCTCACGGCCCTGGCCATCGAGGATGAATATCCGGGACTCGGCGGGCGTTTCATTGTCGTTCTGCGTCGGGCGTCCCGCGCTGCGCTGCCCTGGACGAAACTCGATGCCGGCGATCCCGTGATTCTTTCCGGCAAGCCCGAGGGTGAAGTCTGGACGGGGCGCGGCGTGGTTTCCGAAAGGCAGTCGCATGCGATTCATGTGGCCTTTGAAGATCCCATCCCTGATCTGGAAGACGCGGGACCTCTGCAGTTGGATCTTTCCTTTGATGAAAGCACGAGGCGCAAGGAGCGCCAGGCTCTGGAGTCCGCGCTGCAGGCCAAGGGCAATCGGCTTGCAGAGCTGCGGGATGTTTTTTTGGGAATCAAATCCCCGACGGATGAAAAATGGGACGATGAACTGCAGCTGAAAACCCGGCTGAATGAAACGCAGATTTTAGCGGTGAAAAAAGCCCTTTCTGCGCGGGATGTGGCTGTTGTCCATGGACCGCCAGGCACGGGAAAGACCACGACGCTGGTCGAGATCATCCGGCATTCCATTCCGCCGGAAGGAAAAATTCTCGTCACCGCTTCGAGCAACCTGGGTGTCGATAACCTGCTTGAAAAACTCATCAACACGGGAATTAAAGCCGTGCGCCTGGGTCATCCGGCGCGCGTGATGGAAAGCCTCAGGCCTCATACCCTGGATTACAAGGCGGAAAAGCACGACGATGCAAAACTCGCGCGGAAGATGATGAAAGAGGCTCAGGTTCTTTTTCAGCAGGCGCGGCGCTATACGCGGGCGGCTCCTGCGAAAGGATCGAAACAAGCCCTCTGGAGTGAAGCCAAGGCTCTGATGGCGGAAGCCCGCCGCCTGGAAAATCGCGCGGTGGAACGTGTGCTCGATGAAGCGGATGTGATCTGCGCCACGACCACGGGACTGGATCCTTTCGTTTTAGGATCGCGGCGTTTTTCGCTCGTCGTCCTGGATGAAGCCGGTCAATGCACCGAACCCAACGCCTGGATTCCCCTTCTGCGGGCGGATAAACTCGTCTGCGGTGGTGATCACTGCCAGCTGCCGCCTACCGTTCTGTCTTTGGATGCAGCCAAACAGGGGCTGAGTGTCAGTCTCATGGAACGTCTTGTTCATCAGCACGGCGATACGATCACCACGCGGCTTGATGTTCAATACCGCATGAATACCGCGATCATGAATTTTTCCTCGCAGGAATTCTACGATAGCGCTTTGATCGCGGCCGATGCGGTGAAGGATCGCACTCTTCCTGGCGAGGAGCCTTTATTCTGGATTGATACCGCCGGGGCTGGTTTTGAAGAGGAAGCTGAGCAGGAAAGCGGCAGCCGCTATAATCCGAAGGAAGCGTCCGTAATCCTATACCGCGTGGAACAGCTCCGCGCCCAGGGCATCACCCCGAATCAGTTGGCTGTCATCACACCCTACGCGGCTCAGGCCCGTTTTCTGCGCGCCCAGCTCGCCGATACCGGCATCGAAGTGGATACCATCGACGGTTTCCAAGGTCGGGAGAAAGATGCCGTTCTGATTTCTCTCGTGCGTTCCAATGAGGATCAGGAGGTCGGCTTTCTCAAGGAAACCCGCCGACTGAATGTGGCCCTCACGCGGGCCCGCATGCATATGACCGTGGTCGGAGATAGCGCCACCCTGAGTGTCCATCCCTTCCTGCAGAGGCTTTTGCAGTATTTTGAAACTGCGGGCCGTTATGAAAGTGTGTGGGCAGTGGCGCCGGATTTGATTTCGTGA
- a CDS encoding alpha-glucosidase, giving the protein MRVHLGFGLFVLLQSPSGYSLSQQLGNFRIQSNGDALEVTHSAAPGRVIWERKLTATWLRWAQAETTVKSNQGHYDFSAKLKTLCDTGLTAASTEMEGQTLVMRFPLQGAAACQGTFAELRWSVEDDARLILVIRSTWAAANHMEMKLASVPEEGFYGFGLQPTFLNLKGHNVPIYTQEQGITRGRQPFTALVNASEPGAAGSTVTSYMAAPQFISSRGRGLFLENREYAEIDLKDKNAVSLRLFSGEMRMQILGGATPLALLEAFTRYSGRQKPLPDWFHSGAIVGMQGGTAKVREVWQKLQEQKTPVAGFWLQDWEGKRRTSFGSQLWWNWELDRELYSGWESLRGELSQKNVRVLGYINPHLVDVAAEGKPNFDRNLYAEAQTQGFLLKDLQGNDYDLKLSAFKSGIVDLTHPGARSWLKNVIQDELLGAGLSGWMCDFGESFPIDSKNFAGLPALSYHNQFVEDWARLNEEALVEAGRDDVVYFCRSGYTQSPGAARLFWQGDQMVTWDANDGLKSAVTGLIGGGLSGYALNHSDIGGYTTLSKFGIGLKREKELLLRWMEFSAFTAAFRTHEGNLPEENVQFYSDAETLQAFDRNARLFKSLFFYRQELFQDAATRGYPLARALFLHYPEDAKSWTVDDEYLLGSDILVAPIVEKGARDRSVYLPAGSWVHVWSGKTYGTADRGLTVKIEAPLGRIPAFYKKDSASGARWVEELKALGLLP; this is encoded by the coding sequence ATGCGTGTTCACCTTGGCTTTGGTCTGTTCGTCCTGCTGCAGAGCCCCAGCGGCTACAGCCTTTCCCAGCAGCTTGGAAACTTTCGGATTCAATCCAACGGAGATGCCCTCGAAGTGACGCATAGCGCCGCCCCGGGGCGCGTGATCTGGGAACGGAAGCTCACGGCCACCTGGCTGCGTTGGGCCCAGGCGGAGACGACAGTCAAAAGCAATCAGGGTCACTATGATTTCTCGGCGAAATTGAAAACGCTCTGTGATACGGGCCTGACTGCGGCGAGTACGGAAATGGAGGGCCAGACTCTGGTCATGCGTTTTCCCCTGCAGGGCGCCGCTGCATGTCAGGGGACTTTTGCCGAACTGCGATGGAGCGTGGAAGATGATGCGCGTCTCATCCTTGTGATCCGCAGCACCTGGGCCGCCGCCAATCACATGGAAATGAAGCTCGCATCCGTGCCAGAGGAAGGTTTTTACGGCTTCGGACTGCAGCCGACTTTTTTGAATCTGAAAGGCCATAACGTTCCCATCTATACCCAGGAGCAGGGCATCACCCGCGGCCGTCAGCCTTTCACCGCGCTCGTGAATGCCTCCGAGCCGGGCGCGGCGGGGTCAACGGTGACGAGTTACATGGCGGCTCCGCAATTTATCAGCAGCCGCGGGCGTGGCCTCTTCCTCGAAAATCGTGAGTACGCGGAAATTGATCTGAAGGATAAAAATGCCGTTTCCCTGCGGCTTTTCTCGGGTGAAATGCGCATGCAGATTCTGGGCGGCGCCACACCTTTGGCCCTGCTCGAAGCCTTCACCCGTTACAGCGGACGGCAAAAACCTTTGCCGGACTGGTTTCATTCCGGAGCCATCGTCGGCATGCAGGGCGGAACCGCGAAGGTGCGCGAGGTCTGGCAGAAACTGCAGGAGCAGAAGACGCCGGTCGCCGGCTTTTGGCTGCAGGATTGGGAAGGCAAACGCCGCACGTCCTTTGGATCGCAACTGTGGTGGAACTGGGAGCTTGATCGCGAACTCTATTCCGGTTGGGAGAGTTTGCGCGGAGAACTTTCGCAGAAGAATGTGAGGGTCCTGGGCTATATCAATCCGCATCTTGTGGATGTTGCGGCGGAAGGCAAGCCCAATTTTGATCGGAACCTTTACGCCGAAGCGCAGACGCAGGGTTTTTTGCTGAAGGATCTGCAGGGGAACGACTATGATTTGAAGCTGAGCGCCTTCAAAAGTGGTATCGTCGATCTCACTCATCCCGGCGCGCGTAGCTGGCTGAAGAATGTTATTCAGGACGAACTGCTCGGCGCGGGCCTGAGCGGCTGGATGTGTGATTTCGGTGAATCGTTTCCTATCGACAGCAAAAATTTCGCGGGACTGCCGGCGCTTTCCTATCACAATCAGTTTGTCGAGGATTGGGCGCGTTTGAATGAAGAGGCCCTGGTCGAAGCTGGTCGCGATGATGTCGTTTATTTCTGCCGGTCGGGTTATACGCAAAGCCCAGGCGCGGCGAGACTCTTCTGGCAAGGCGATCAGATGGTGACCTGGGATGCGAATGATGGTTTGAAATCGGCTGTGACGGGTTTGATTGGTGGCGGGCTCTCCGGCTATGCGCTCAATCATTCGGATATCGGCGGCTACACCACGCTCTCCAAGTTTGGTATCGGTCTGAAGCGCGAGAAGGAACTCCTGCTGCGCTGGATGGAATTCAGCGCCTTCACCGCGGCCTTCCGCACGCACGAAGGGAATTTGCCGGAAGAGAACGTTCAGTTCTATAGCGATGCCGAGACGCTGCAGGCCTTTGATCGCAATGCAAGGCTCTTCAAAAGTCTGTTCTTTTATAGGCAGGAGCTTTTCCAGGATGCCGCCACCCGTGGCTATCCGCTGGCTCGTGCGCTTTTTCTGCATTATCCCGAGGATGCGAAGAGCTGGACGGTGGATGATGAGTATCTTTTGGGTTCGGATATTCTGGTGGCTCCGATTGTGGAGAAAGGCGCGCGCGATCGCAGCGTTTATCTGCCTGCGGGCAGCTGGGTGCATGTGTGGAGTGGAAAAACTTACGGGACGGCAGACAGAGGGCTGACGGTAAAAATAGAGGCTCCCCTGGGCCGGATTCCGGCTTTTTATAAAAAAGATTCCGCTTCGGGTGCTCGCTGGGTCGAGGAACTCAAGGCGCTCGGGCTTTTGCCTTAA
- the ccsA gene encoding cytochrome c biogenesis protein CcsA yields the protein MSNAVQQDRRSLLFGAGAAVLVLAAWFWALRIAPSEQHQGEVYRIVYLHVPAAFTAFLSAGLLMIFSLMTLIKRSANAALWAKATAEIGLLYTVITLATGSIWGRPTWGVWWEWDARLTTTLILALLYAGYLIFHSSMNPGPQRDRIAAALGVIIALDVPIIYQSVNWWRTLHQPQSIVRAGGSTMAPEMLSVLFFGFLASLVMASWLLYLRFGNLRLQQLLEQYTYDAQAKGE from the coding sequence ATGTCAAACGCTGTTCAACAGGATCGACGCTCCTTGCTTTTTGGCGCGGGTGCCGCTGTGCTTGTGCTTGCGGCCTGGTTTTGGGCTCTGCGCATCGCCCCTTCGGAGCAGCATCAGGGTGAAGTCTATCGCATCGTCTATCTGCACGTGCCTGCGGCCTTCACCGCATTTCTCTCGGCCGGTCTTCTGATGATTTTCAGTCTGATGACCTTGATCAAGCGCAGTGCGAACGCAGCGCTTTGGGCCAAAGCCACGGCGGAAATCGGTTTGCTTTATACCGTCATCACCCTCGCGACCGGATCCATCTGGGGCCGTCCGACCTGGGGCGTTTGGTGGGAATGGGATGCGCGACTCACGACGACCCTTATCCTCGCGCTTCTTTATGCCGGCTATCTGATTTTCCATAGCAGCATGAATCCCGGCCCGCAGCGCGATCGCATCGCGGCGGCATTGGGTGTGATCATTGCCCTTGATGTTCCCATCATCTATCAAAGCGTGAACTGGTGGCGAACCCTGCATCAGCCCCAGAGCATCGTGCGCGCGGGTGGTTCGACGATGGCTCCTGAAATGCTGTCGGTCCTTTTCTTCGGCTTCCTCGCGAGCCTTGTGATGGCCAGCTGGCTGCTTTATCTGCGCTTTGGCAATCTGCGTCTTCAGCAGTTGCTCGAACAGTATACTTACGATGCTCAGGCCAAGGGAGAATAG
- a CDS encoding PASTA domain-containing protein gives MNAFVFFIMIAGIVTTASGRNLDRTTPPPRGGEATLHGTVGGESRIVPAMVGKIAESDDLKRYLEGSGFTYKVVARKKGTGKPSGTILSQEPRESSEVHRALEIRLIIAD, from the coding sequence ATGAATGCTTTCGTCTTTTTCATCATGATAGCGGGGATAGTCACAACAGCCTCAGGCCGAAATCTGGATCGCACAACTCCCCCACCTCGTGGAGGCGAAGCGACCCTGCATGGAACCGTCGGCGGAGAAAGCCGTATCGTCCCTGCGATGGTCGGAAAAATCGCGGAAAGCGATGATCTCAAGCGATACCTCGAGGGATCCGGGTTCACCTATAAGGTGGTTGCCCGAAAAAAAGGTACAGGCAAACCCTCGGGCACCATCCTTTCGCAGGAACCTCGCGAGTCGTCTGAAGTTCATCGCGCGCTTGAGATTCGTCTCATCATCGCAGACTGA
- a CDS encoding cytochrome c maturation protein CcmE produces MKKGLPMKWIVGGVVILVAGLAVSNLQFGDNVVYFYTPQEAFAKAADIDSKTIKVGGMVKAGTVVWKPEDLALNFVMTDMQGTDIEVSHKGTPPDMFKENSGVVVEGRIEADGKKMVSQRLMVKHSEEYKKPDAQHSVDKELLEKSIFKN; encoded by the coding sequence ATGAAAAAAGGTTTGCCCATGAAGTGGATCGTTGGCGGCGTTGTGATTCTGGTGGCGGGATTGGCTGTCAGTAACCTGCAGTTTGGCGACAATGTGGTTTATTTCTATACGCCGCAGGAAGCGTTTGCCAAAGCTGCCGACATCGACAGCAAGACCATCAAGGTCGGGGGCATGGTCAAGGCTGGAACCGTAGTCTGGAAGCCCGAGGACCTCGCTTTGAACTTCGTGATGACCGACATGCAGGGCACCGACATCGAAGTATCTCACAAGGGAACGCCCCCCGATATGTTCAAGGAGAACTCCGGGGTGGTGGTGGAAGGCCGCATCGAAGCCGATGGTAAAAAAATGGTTTCCCAAAGGCTCATGGTGAAGCATTCTGAAGAATACAAAAAGCCTGATGCGCAGCATTCGGTGGATAAAGAGCTGCTTGAGAAATCTATCTTCAAGAATTGA
- a CDS encoding TraB/GumN family protein yields MYQAGRWRSLLSVLFLSTWALLHWSSCVTPTRESGRQGLIWEATRGTQLVTLVGTMHIGVSPNEIPKGLWTRLEAADTVVTEVDLTGMNGTIIRRYLVLPEKTDLKTQLGPQDWAKFKGIVQEAFPQMMEAQLLRMTPLAACSNLMLAEAQLAQKASEDPAERGRNVRGEVSMDQYIVEKAREQKKNLKTFESLEEQFNYLDKVFTLEQLREMLAESEENRQYYTQLAKSFKDGDSETIDGMVAMMPDHLREALLDQRNDNWGRKMPAILSSGNTFIAVGAAHLGGKNGLLNILEAQGFTLRPLKL; encoded by the coding sequence ATGTATCAAGCTGGCCGATGGCGTTCCCTCCTCTCCGTCCTGTTCCTCAGCACCTGGGCCCTGCTCCACTGGTCATCCTGCGTAACTCCGACCCGTGAATCCGGGCGTCAGGGCCTGATCTGGGAAGCCACGCGCGGCACACAGCTCGTCACTCTGGTCGGCACCATGCATATCGGGGTCAGTCCGAATGAGATACCCAAGGGTCTGTGGACCCGTCTGGAAGCCGCGGACACCGTGGTGACGGAAGTTGATCTGACCGGGATGAATGGGACCATCATTCGCCGCTATCTCGTCCTCCCGGAAAAAACAGATCTGAAAACCCAGCTCGGTCCCCAGGACTGGGCGAAGTTCAAGGGCATCGTGCAGGAAGCGTTTCCGCAGATGATGGAGGCTCAGCTTCTGAGGATGACGCCGCTCGCCGCTTGCAGCAACCTGATGCTGGCCGAGGCGCAGCTGGCGCAGAAAGCCAGTGAAGATCCCGCGGAAAGGGGCCGCAATGTGCGGGGCGAGGTTTCGATGGATCAGTACATCGTGGAAAAGGCGCGTGAGCAGAAGAAGAACTTAAAGACCTTTGAATCGTTGGAAGAGCAGTTCAATTATCTCGATAAGGTCTTTACTCTGGAGCAGCTGCGCGAGATGCTGGCCGAGAGCGAAGAGAATCGGCAGTACTATACGCAGCTCGCCAAATCCTTCAAGGACGGAGATTCGGAAACGATCGACGGCATGGTCGCGATGATGCCGGACCATCTGCGGGAGGCGCTGCTCGATCAAAGGAATGACAACTGGGGGCGCAAAATGCCTGCTATTTTAAGCTCTGGGAACACCTTTATCGCCGTGGGCGCCGCGCATCTGGGTGGCAAAAACGGGCTCTTGAATATACTCGAAGCCCAGGGATTCACGCTGCGGCCCTTGAAACTTTAG
- a CDS encoding TlpA family protein disulfide reductase — MAEQRVVVPGPNRKHLIAVLVFMVVAAGIIGFFYRGLSHPADKNIPSAFLGKQAMPFEVTWLQGQEYLGHTPDAKGFSLADFKGRPLILNFWASWCYSCREEARDFEAFWQRYKDKGIIVAGIAIQDTPEAARQFAKTYGKTYMLGLDTEDGKAAIDYGVTGVPETFIIDRNGVVIHKEAGPMTAEKLATFADQLLK; from the coding sequence GTGGCTGAACAACGCGTTGTCGTTCCTGGTCCCAACCGTAAGCATCTGATTGCTGTCCTGGTCTTCATGGTCGTCGCAGCCGGCATCATCGGCTTTTTCTATCGCGGGCTTTCGCATCCGGCTGACAAGAACATCCCGTCGGCGTTTTTGGGCAAGCAGGCCATGCCCTTTGAGGTTACATGGCTGCAGGGGCAGGAATACCTGGGTCATACGCCCGATGCCAAGGGCTTCAGCCTGGCTGATTTCAAGGGCCGTCCCTTGATTTTAAACTTCTGGGCCAGCTGGTGCTACAGCTGTCGCGAGGAAGCACGGGACTTTGAAGCGTTCTGGCAGCGCTACAAGGATAAGGGCATCATCGTCGCCGGCATCGCGATTCAGGATACGCCCGAGGCCGCGCGGCAGTTCGCCAAAACCTATGGCAAGACCTATATGCTGGGACTCGATACGGAAGACGGCAAGGCGGCTATTGATTACGGGGTTACGGGCGTGCCTGAAACCTTTATCATCGACCGCAACGGAGTGGTGATTCATAAGGAAGCCGGTCCCATGACCGCCGAGAAGCTGGCGACCTTTGCGGATCAGCTGCTGAAGTAG